From a region of the Corallococcus coralloides DSM 2259 genome:
- a CDS encoding PQQ-dependent sugar dehydrogenase: MQEPNFADSVFVSGLQGPTTMTFAPDGRLFISEKNGSLRVVVNGQLLSTPFMTLAVDTGNERGLMGVAFDPNFDSNHYLYVYYTSVAGSIHNRVSRFTANGNVVVPGSELVLADFPTLDAANHNGGAVRFGLDGKLYVSVGENAVSSNSQSLNTPLGKLLRFNPDGSIPTDNPFYATATGLAKATWAMGLRNPFTFDVQPGTGILFINDVGEGGWEEINRGQAGANYGWPMTEGYFTNRPELTQPFFAYPHGSGTAAGNCIAGGAFYNPPVTAFPSAYVGQYFFADYTNNWISRIDPNTGAHSLFATAASGPVDLDVGPDGALYYLARGAGQVGRIAYTASLPPSIAQQPASTLVSVGYPATFTVSASGEPPLTYRWQRNGVDIPGATSPGYELTAAQLGDSGARFRVVVTNGLGSTTSTEAVLTVTSNKPPVATILTPATGATYIAATNLTFSGSASDQEDGALPPSAMTWNITFHHDTHTHPAMADTTGIASGSWPIPNIGESSANVWYRVRLTVRDSIGLTHTTYRDVHPVTVPLTVTSVPSGLQVLMDGRPVPAPHDTTGVVGVVRSVGVESPQYANGKFWAFSSWSDGGAQSHTFITPGSAATYTALFVETSGGSCYQIQSERSDKWLTVDTAGKVVAGSTTQAGGQIFQLVPNGTQYKLKGSGDAFLTVVANQLTMGANFTSGESFTQLACGYGGRTRVGFRASVGSAPHWKETTTGGPIQSGDGGNGGACNPADGGAWEGFYLEPVACPGSGGGPVCGNGTVESGEQCDDGNTQPGDGCDATCQTEASGSAGCFRIQSERTDQWLTVDGAGKVAALGTTQAGGAVFELVTSGAKYKLKGASGAYLAVVADQLTVNASLGTAEAFTRHACGVFGGRNRYGFEATTGTARNWKENTPGAPIQSGNGGNVGICNPADATSWEAFYLEPATCPQ, from the coding sequence ATGCAAGAGCCCAACTTTGCCGACTCGGTCTTTGTCAGCGGCCTCCAGGGCCCCACCACCATGACCTTCGCGCCCGACGGGCGCCTGTTCATCTCGGAGAAGAATGGCTCGCTGCGGGTTGTCGTGAACGGCCAGCTCCTGTCGACGCCGTTCATGACGCTCGCCGTGGATACCGGCAACGAGCGTGGGCTGATGGGCGTCGCGTTCGATCCCAACTTCGACAGCAACCACTATCTCTACGTCTATTACACGTCGGTCGCCGGCAGCATCCACAACCGGGTCAGCCGCTTCACCGCCAACGGCAATGTGGTGGTTCCCGGAAGCGAGCTGGTGCTCGCCGACTTCCCGACGCTCGACGCCGCCAACCACAACGGCGGCGCGGTCCGCTTCGGACTCGACGGCAAGCTCTATGTCTCGGTCGGAGAGAACGCGGTCTCCTCCAACTCGCAGAGCCTGAACACGCCGCTCGGCAAGCTGCTGCGCTTCAACCCGGACGGCAGCATCCCCACGGACAATCCGTTCTATGCGACCGCCACCGGGCTCGCCAAGGCGACCTGGGCGATGGGGCTGCGCAACCCGTTCACCTTCGACGTTCAACCCGGCACGGGAATCCTGTTCATCAACGACGTGGGCGAAGGCGGCTGGGAGGAGATCAACCGCGGTCAGGCCGGTGCCAACTACGGCTGGCCGATGACGGAAGGCTATTTCACCAACCGCCCGGAGCTCACGCAGCCGTTCTTCGCGTATCCGCATGGCTCTGGCACGGCCGCCGGCAACTGCATCGCGGGCGGTGCCTTCTACAATCCCCCCGTCACGGCCTTTCCCAGCGCGTATGTCGGTCAGTACTTCTTCGCGGACTACACCAACAATTGGATCTCCCGCATCGACCCGAACACCGGTGCGCATTCGCTGTTCGCGACGGCCGCCTCGGGGCCCGTGGACCTCGATGTCGGGCCGGATGGCGCGCTCTATTACCTGGCGCGCGGCGCGGGCCAGGTGGGCCGCATCGCCTACACGGCCTCGCTGCCGCCGAGCATCGCGCAGCAGCCCGCGAGCACGTTGGTCTCGGTCGGCTATCCGGCGACCTTCACGGTGTCGGCGAGCGGCGAGCCGCCTCTCACCTACCGGTGGCAGCGCAACGGCGTGGACATCCCCGGCGCGACCTCGCCGGGCTATGAGCTGACCGCCGCGCAGCTTGGCGACAGCGGCGCGCGCTTCCGCGTGGTCGTGACCAACGGCCTGGGCTCGACCACCAGCACCGAGGCCGTGCTGACGGTGACGTCCAACAAGCCGCCGGTGGCCACCATCCTGACGCCGGCCACGGGCGCGACCTATATCGCCGCCACGAACCTGACGTTCTCCGGCTCGGCCAGCGACCAGGAGGATGGCGCGCTGCCGCCGAGCGCGATGACCTGGAACATCACCTTCCATCACGACACCCACACGCACCCGGCCATGGCCGACACCACCGGCATCGCGAGCGGGAGCTGGCCCATCCCGAACATCGGCGAGAGTTCGGCCAATGTCTGGTATCGCGTACGGCTCACGGTGCGCGACTCGATTGGCCTCACGCACACGACGTATCGCGACGTCCACCCCGTCACGGTCCCGCTCACGGTGACCAGCGTGCCGAGCGGACTGCAGGTCCTGATGGACGGGAGGCCGGTCCCGGCGCCGCACGACACGACCGGCGTGGTCGGTGTCGTCCGCTCCGTGGGCGTCGAGTCGCCGCAGTATGCGAACGGGAAGTTCTGGGCGTTCTCGTCGTGGTCGGACGGCGGCGCGCAATCCCATACGTTCATCACGCCTGGCAGCGCGGCCACCTACACCGCCCTGTTCGTCGAGACCTCGGGCGGGAGCTGCTATCAGATTCAAAGCGAGCGCAGCGACAAGTGGCTCACCGTCGACACCGCGGGCAAGGTCGTCGCCGGCAGCACGACGCAGGCAGGCGGGCAGATCTTCCAGCTCGTTCCGAACGGCACCCAGTACAAGCTCAAGGGCTCCGGCGACGCGTTCCTGACGGTGGTGGCGAACCAGCTCACGATGGGCGCCAACTTCACCAGCGGAGAGTCGTTCACCCAGCTGGCTTGCGGCTACGGCGGGCGCACCCGCGTCGGCTTCCGGGCCTCCGTGGGGAGCGCGCCCCATTGGAAGGAAACCACGACGGGCGGGCCCATCCAGAGTGGTGACGGCGGCAATGGCGGCGCCTGCAATCCGGCCGATGGCGGTGCCTGGGAGGGCTTCTACCTCGAACCGGTGGCCTGCCCGGGCAGCGGCGGCGGCCCCGTGTGCGGCAACGGCACGGTCGAGAGCGGCGAGCAATGCGACGATGGCAACACCCAGCCGGGCGATGGTTGCGATGCGACCTGCCAGACCGAGGCCAGCGGCAGCGCGGGCTGCTTCCGCATCCAGAGCGAGCGCACCGACCAGTGGCTCACCGTCGACGGCGCGGGCAAGGTGGCCGCCCTCGGCACGACGCAGGCCGGTGGCGCGGTCTTCGAGCTCGTCACCAGCGGCGCGAAGTACAAGCTCAAGGGAGCGAGCGGCGCGTACCTGGCGGTGGTCGCGGATCAGCTCACCGTGAATGCCTCGCTCGGCACGGCGGAGGCGTTCACCCGCCACGCTTGCGGCGTCTTCGGCGGGCGCAATCGCTATGGCTTCGAAGCGACGACAGGCACCGCGCGCAACTGGAAGGAGAACACCCCCGGCGCTCCCATCCAGAGCGGCAACGGAGGCAACGTGGGCATCTGCAACCCCGCTGACGCCACCTCGTGGGAGGCCTTCTACCTCGAGCCCGCGACCTGCCCCCAGTAG
- a CDS encoding class I SAM-dependent DNA methyltransferase, with protein MHEYDLIADWYAAHRAGPRGVPEVTALAASLPAGAWVLDAGCGTGLPLTRVLLEHGCQVMGVDSSRELLARFQANFPHVPVRCAPIQSCELQDRAFDAAISWGVLFHLRHEEQEQAIANIARALKPGAAFLFTSGDAHSSIDGAPMNGVPFRYHSYSVDGYRDLLRAHGLTLEATHTDPGGNVYYLSRRTG; from the coding sequence GTGCACGAGTACGATTTGATCGCGGACTGGTATGCGGCCCACCGCGCAGGCCCCAGGGGTGTCCCGGAAGTGACAGCGCTCGCGGCCTCACTTCCAGCCGGCGCCTGGGTGCTGGATGCCGGCTGTGGCACGGGACTGCCGCTGACGCGGGTGCTGCTGGAGCACGGCTGCCAGGTGATGGGCGTGGACAGTTCCCGCGAGCTGCTGGCGCGCTTTCAAGCGAACTTCCCCCATGTCCCGGTGCGCTGTGCGCCCATCCAGTCGTGTGAGCTTCAGGACCGGGCATTCGACGCCGCGATCTCGTGGGGAGTCCTGTTCCACCTGCGCCACGAAGAGCAGGAACAGGCGATCGCCAACATCGCCAGGGCATTGAAACCGGGCGCCGCGTTCCTCTTCACCTCGGGCGACGCCCACAGCTCCATCGATGGCGCGCCGATGAATGGCGTGCCGTTCCGCTATCACTCGTACAGCGTCGACGGGTATCGCGACCTGCTGCGCGCTCACGGGCTCACGCTGGAAGCGACGCACACGGATCCGGGCGGGAACGTCTACTACCTGTCGCGAAGGACGGGATGA
- a CDS encoding TetR/AcrR family transcriptional regulator, protein MEQVKRLRADGRRNRERIVEVAAELVAREGAQVSLEEIARRAGVGSATLHRHFPSRQALLEAVFRDGVAQLCARAAAKPGKAPADELADWLEEVTVYTVTHRGLAAALLAGPEGLSAEDICCTDLLLNVVKALVARASSVGALHAGATAEDLVKLVNAIAVANENDPTTARRVLRLALTGIRR, encoded by the coding sequence GTGGAGCAGGTGAAGCGGTTGCGCGCGGACGGCCGCCGCAACCGGGAGCGGATTGTGGAGGTCGCCGCGGAGCTGGTCGCCAGGGAGGGCGCGCAGGTGTCGCTCGAGGAGATCGCCCGGCGGGCAGGGGTGGGCTCCGCGACCCTGCACCGGCATTTTCCGTCGCGGCAGGCGCTGCTGGAGGCGGTCTTCCGGGATGGCGTCGCGCAGCTCTGTGCGCGCGCGGCCGCGAAACCGGGCAAGGCGCCCGCCGACGAGCTGGCGGACTGGCTGGAGGAGGTGACGGTCTACACCGTGACCCACCGCGGGCTCGCCGCCGCGCTGCTGGCCGGCCCGGAGGGGCTCTCCGCCGAAGACATCTGCTGCACCGACCTGTTGCTCAACGTGGTGAAGGCGCTGGTGGCGCGGGCGTCATCCGTGGGTGCGCTTCACGCGGGCGCCACCGCGGAGGACCTGGTGAAGCTGGTGAACGCGATCGCCGTCGCGAACGAGAACGATCCGACCACCGCGCGGAGGGTGCTGCGCCTCGCGCTCACGGGCATCCGGCGCTGA
- a CDS encoding GFA family protein — MHRGSCLCGAVRFTVEGELPAPDACHCGKCRKHSGHYFVSTDVPRSAVTIEGADKVGWFQSSEKARRGFCSVCGSSLFWDPLHRDWIGIAMGAFDTPTHTRIAVHVYMANKGDYYDVADGVRQFDTIPPRP, encoded by the coding sequence ATGCATCGCGGTTCCTGCTTGTGCGGCGCGGTCCGCTTCACCGTGGAGGGCGAGCTGCCCGCCCCTGACGCATGCCACTGCGGCAAGTGCCGCAAGCACTCGGGCCATTACTTCGTCTCGACCGACGTGCCGCGCTCCGCCGTGACGATTGAGGGCGCGGACAAGGTCGGCTGGTTCCAGTCGTCCGAGAAGGCGCGTCGCGGGTTCTGCTCCGTCTGCGGCTCGTCGCTGTTCTGGGACCCGCTCCACCGCGATTGGATTGGAATCGCGATGGGCGCCTTCGACACGCCGACCCACACCCGCATCGCGGTCCACGTCTACATGGCCAACAAGGGCGATTACTACGACGTCGCGGACGGGGTGCGGCAGTTCGACACGATCCCTCCGAGGCCCTAG
- a CDS encoding putative immunity protein → MPILPKERDPRLITIRRGGSLTDEDHHLLAEWAALCAEHVLPYFEKACPGDARPRDAIAVGRAWIRGEVSMRDAHKTAFVANAAARGLPDPAKFAALAAGQAVAVAHVAAHYLGAAAYAIRAAAASVAEGDAEGARLKELGWQRKRIPAPLRELVLEDQRARNDICWGAFTG, encoded by the coding sequence ATGCCAATCCTACCGAAAGAGCGAGACCCCCGGCTGATCACCATCCGTCGTGGCGGGAGCCTGACGGACGAGGACCACCACCTGCTCGCGGAGTGGGCTGCTCTCTGCGCGGAGCACGTCCTGCCCTACTTCGAGAAAGCGTGCCCTGGGGACGCGCGCCCCCGTGACGCCATCGCCGTGGGCCGGGCGTGGATCCGGGGCGAGGTGTCCATGCGTGACGCCCACAAGACCGCGTTCGTGGCCAATGCCGCGGCTCGCGGGTTGCCTGACCCGGCGAAGTTCGCCGCGCTCGCCGCAGGCCAGGCAGTGGCCGTCGCCCACGTCGCCGCGCACTACCTGGGCGCGGCGGCGTATGCCATCCGTGCCGCCGCCGCGTCGGTCGCCGAGGGCGACGCGGAAGGGGCCCGCCTGAAGGAGCTCGGATGGCAGCGGAAGCGGATCCCCGCGCCCCTCCGTGAGCTCGTCCTCGAAGACCAGCGAGCGCGGAACGACATCTGCTGGGGCGCATTCACCGGGTGA
- a CDS encoding serine hydrolase domain-containing protein, translated as MLRLVPLWVFVLLVPTLALATDAPAPTTAAELRQSLTALLDTHHIPGASYAVFDREGTVLRGTIGLTDSGTRAPVTDDTLFRLGSITKTVTAIAIMQLVEQGHFDLQTPVSRLLPDAPIQNPFNDTDPVRVIHLLTHTAGFDDMHAKAFFSPVERRGRHLESSLQHPEPLVVRWRPGVYEGYSNPGYVLLGAILEAHYQQPWDEVVSARVLGPLGITRFATLATQAARGDHASGHTGDDMHRTPVFFEQTQADGALWCTAEDLARLGRFLLTDGATAPGVLRPETVRAMKQTGATVGTRAGGVYGSRLGLQHRIVAGMLWLGHSGGLLGGKASMHFHAEQGLGYVLLLNSENEIRKLEVPLAAFISQRTRWKPPAPTLRPVEGDVDGWYRVVNPRISLAGLPTYLLHASRVRAQGDTLTIEPFLPGFGYQATLKHHGNGLLSDIDYGDVVNGVLVRDGNGAAVGIETGGDFLERTSMVAAVLPLVSVLLSLVLLVSTPFGRRTSLRNRWMRRLPSLALLTLVLGIVCAANLELTLLAHKNWQTVGVWAASVLFPALGVAGVVLSVRTWRQEPAALARWRCLLGSASVVCLSTWLATFGMFSFALWRW; from the coding sequence ATGCTTCGCCTTGTCCCGCTCTGGGTCTTCGTCCTCCTCGTTCCGACACTCGCCCTTGCGACGGATGCCCCCGCGCCCACGACGGCCGCCGAGTTGCGGCAGTCGCTGACCGCACTGCTCGACACGCACCACATCCCCGGCGCGAGCTACGCGGTGTTCGACCGCGAGGGCACGGTGCTCCGTGGGACCATCGGGCTGACCGACAGCGGCACCCGTGCCCCCGTCACCGACGACACGCTCTTCCGGCTTGGCTCCATCACGAAGACGGTGACGGCCATCGCCATCATGCAGCTGGTCGAGCAGGGCCACTTCGATTTGCAGACGCCCGTCTCGCGGTTGCTGCCAGACGCGCCCATCCAGAACCCGTTCAACGACACCGATCCGGTCCGCGTGATCCACCTGCTCACCCACACCGCGGGCTTCGACGACATGCACGCCAAGGCGTTCTTCAGCCCGGTGGAGCGGCGGGGACGCCACCTGGAGAGCAGCCTCCAGCATCCGGAGCCGCTGGTGGTGCGCTGGCGGCCCGGCGTGTACGAGGGCTACAGCAACCCGGGTTACGTGTTGCTCGGCGCGATTCTGGAGGCCCACTATCAGCAGCCGTGGGATGAGGTCGTCTCGGCGCGGGTTCTGGGCCCGCTGGGCATCACGCGGTTCGCCACGCTCGCCACGCAGGCGGCTCGGGGCGACCACGCCTCCGGCCACACCGGTGACGACATGCACCGGACCCCTGTGTTCTTCGAGCAGACCCAGGCGGACGGCGCGCTGTGGTGCACCGCTGAGGACCTGGCCCGGCTTGGCCGCTTCCTGCTCACCGACGGCGCCACCGCCCCCGGAGTGCTGCGGCCTGAAACCGTCCGCGCCATGAAGCAGACCGGAGCGACGGTGGGAACCCGGGCGGGAGGGGTCTATGGCTCCAGGCTGGGCCTGCAACACCGCATCGTCGCGGGCATGCTCTGGCTGGGCCACTCCGGCGGCCTCCTGGGTGGAAAGGCGAGCATGCACTTCCATGCCGAACAGGGGCTGGGCTACGTGCTGCTGCTCAACAGCGAGAACGAGATTCGCAAGCTCGAGGTCCCTCTCGCCGCCTTCATCTCCCAGCGGACGCGGTGGAAGCCACCGGCGCCGACCCTGCGCCCGGTGGAGGGCGACGTCGACGGCTGGTACCGCGTCGTCAACCCGCGCATCTCGCTGGCGGGGCTGCCCACATACCTGCTCCATGCGAGCCGGGTGCGGGCGCAGGGCGACACGCTGACCATCGAGCCCTTCCTTCCGGGGTTCGGCTACCAGGCGACGCTGAAGCACCACGGCAATGGACTGCTCTCCGACATCGACTACGGCGACGTGGTCAACGGGGTCCTGGTCCGGGATGGGAACGGCGCCGCCGTGGGAATCGAGACGGGGGGCGACTTCCTGGAGCGCACTTCGATGGTGGCGGCGGTCCTGCCGCTCGTGAGCGTGCTGCTATCGCTCGTGCTCCTCGTGAGCACGCCGTTCGGACGGCGCACGTCGTTGCGCAATCGCTGGATGCGCCGCCTGCCGAGCCTTGCCCTGTTGACGCTGGTGCTCGGCATCGTCTGCGCGGCGAACCTCGAGCTGACCCTGCTCGCGCACAAGAACTGGCAGACCGTGGGCGTCTGGGCGGCATCCGTGCTGTTCCCGGCGCTGGGGGTGGCGGGTGTCGTCCTCAGCGTGCGCACCTGGCGGCAAGAGCCCGCGGCCCTGGCCCGGTGGCGCTGCCTCCTCGGGTCCGCGTCTGTCGTGTGCCTGAGCACCTGGCTCGCGACGTTCGGCATGTTCTCGTTCGCGCTGTGGCGGTGGTGA
- a CDS encoding SIR2 family NAD-dependent protein deacylase — protein sequence MRKPHESWQLYLRRAEVALAAKPNPAHLALAQWERWQEQRGRAFTLVTQNVDTLHEQAGSRALIKVHGSLDRARCTKRGCENGAPRGSVPLASVDFGPFHAFPSPRTVPRCPRCNKRMRPHIPWFDEFYAEHQDYGIQRVEERAKRSRLVLFIGTSFSVGVTDRVSTLALLREAKVLSIDPSGTSRVPGIEVIPERAEELLPRWIQALTESP from the coding sequence CTGCGCAAGCCCCACGAGTCCTGGCAGCTCTACCTCCGGCGTGCCGAGGTGGCCCTGGCGGCGAAGCCCAACCCGGCCCACCTCGCGCTCGCGCAGTGGGAGCGCTGGCAGGAGCAGCGGGGCCGCGCGTTCACGCTCGTGACCCAGAACGTGGACACGCTGCACGAGCAGGCGGGGAGCCGCGCGCTCATCAAGGTCCACGGAAGCCTGGACCGCGCCCGGTGCACCAAACGGGGCTGTGAGAACGGGGCGCCGCGAGGCTCGGTGCCGCTGGCGTCGGTGGACTTCGGCCCCTTCCACGCGTTTCCATCGCCACGGACCGTGCCTCGCTGCCCCCGCTGCAACAAGCGGATGCGGCCGCACATCCCCTGGTTCGACGAGTTCTACGCCGAGCACCAGGACTACGGCATCCAGCGGGTGGAGGAGCGCGCGAAACGCAGCCGGCTGGTCCTCTTCATCGGGACGTCGTTCTCCGTGGGCGTGACGGACCGGGTGAGCACCCTCGCGCTCCTGCGCGAGGCGAAGGTCCTGAGCATCGACCCTTCGGGCACCTCGCGGGTGCCCGGCATCGAAGTCATCCCGGAGCGCGCGGAGGAGCTGCTCCCCCGGTGGATCCAAGCCCTGACGGAATCCCCCTGA